Proteins encoded by one window of Winogradskyella sp. PG-2:
- the mrdA gene encoding penicillin-binding protein 2 — MRKLLLLTSVILVGLVFIARLFYLQVYSSNSYNIFEDTAILKEFTYPKRGYVYDRNGKLLVANQPSYDVMVIPREVEPMDSTEFYDFCKLLKISKKDYIKKLDRATNYSTRLPSPFVPQLSKNDYAVLQEKMRKYEGFYIQKRSLRSYQTTIGANVLGDIGEVNRGIITKQPYYKLGDLIGKQGIEKTYENILRGVKGIKFIQKDRFNKNIGPFKEGSFDTLPKPGKDITITIDSRLQAYGELLMKNKRGGIVAIEPSSGEILAMVSGPSYNPNLLVGRDRSKNFSKLYRDSIAKPLFDRGLQAMYPPGSPFKTLNALIALQEGVVKTEDRFSCSMGYRYGNRKMGCHVHRSPVNMNIGIYESCNAYFANIYRKIIDKYDKPSDGMDAWSKHIKSFGLGNYLNNDLSVGQPGKVPSAETYDRDYGKNKWYTTFTISNAIGQGEVLATPIQLANMAAAIGNRGYYYTPHIIKNIEGDTVPLNFTIPKYTTIDKQHFEPVVQGMYDVYNKGTASMLKVKDIEICGKTGTAENFAIIDSVKTQLTDHSIFVAFAPKDNPKIAIAVFVENGYFGSRFAGRMASLMIEQYLKGKITRTDMENFVLRYSLKHEYEKPYSGEPFGINRQTSLVPIEENEFQKSLKTKAEITKS, encoded by the coding sequence ATGAGAAAATTATTGCTATTAACATCTGTGATATTAGTTGGTCTCGTATTTATAGCGCGATTATTTTATCTTCAAGTATACAGCAGTAATTCTTACAATATTTTTGAAGATACTGCAATATTAAAAGAGTTTACCTATCCTAAACGTGGTTATGTATATGATCGAAACGGAAAACTTTTAGTCGCAAATCAACCTTCTTATGATGTCATGGTTATACCCAGAGAAGTTGAACCTATGGATTCTACAGAGTTTTATGATTTCTGTAAGCTATTAAAGATTTCAAAAAAAGATTATATAAAAAAACTAGACCGAGCTACTAATTACTCTACAAGATTACCCTCACCATTTGTACCACAGTTATCAAAGAATGATTATGCAGTACTGCAAGAAAAAATGCGAAAATATGAAGGATTCTATATTCAAAAACGTTCATTAAGATCGTATCAAACTACTATCGGAGCTAATGTTTTAGGTGATATTGGAGAAGTAAATCGAGGTATTATAACAAAACAACCCTACTATAAATTAGGAGATTTAATTGGAAAGCAAGGGATTGAAAAAACCTATGAAAATATACTTAGAGGAGTTAAAGGTATAAAGTTCATTCAGAAAGATCGTTTCAACAAAAACATAGGACCATTTAAAGAAGGAAGTTTTGACACATTACCAAAACCAGGGAAAGACATTACAATTACTATCGATTCTAGGCTTCAAGCTTATGGTGAATTATTAATGAAAAACAAACGTGGTGGAATTGTTGCTATTGAACCAAGTTCTGGTGAAATTTTAGCTATGGTATCCGGTCCATCTTATAATCCGAATTTATTGGTTGGCAGAGATCGCTCTAAGAATTTTTCGAAACTATATAGAGATAGTATAGCAAAACCTTTATTCGATAGAGGCTTGCAAGCTATGTATCCGCCAGGCTCACCTTTTAAGACCCTTAATGCATTAATTGCTTTACAAGAAGGTGTTGTTAAAACAGAAGATCGATTTAGTTGTTCAATGGGTTATCGATACGGGAACAGAAAAATGGGTTGCCATGTGCATAGAAGTCCTGTAAATATGAATATTGGAATCTATGAATCTTGTAATGCATATTTCGCGAATATTTACAGAAAAATAATTGATAAATATGATAAACCGTCTGACGGAATGGATGCCTGGAGTAAACATATTAAAAGTTTTGGCTTAGGTAATTATTTAAATAATGATTTGTCAGTTGGACAACCTGGAAAAGTTCCCTCAGCTGAAACTTACGATAGAGACTACGGTAAAAACAAGTGGTATACAACATTTACAATCTCTAATGCTATAGGACAAGGAGAGGTTTTAGCCACGCCCATTCAGTTAGCAAACATGGCTGCAGCAATTGGAAATAGAGGTTATTATTATACACCTCATATTATAAAAAATATAGAAGGTGACACTGTTCCTTTAAATTTCACAATACCTAAATACACAACTATAGATAAGCAACATTTCGAACCTGTTGTCCAAGGCATGTATGATGTATACAATAAAGGAACTGCATCAATGCTCAAAGTAAAAGATATTGAGATATGCGGTAAAACAGGTACTGCCGAAAATTTTGCCATTATTGATAGCGTAAAAACTCAATTAACAGATCACTCAATTTTTGTTGCTTTTGCCCCAAAAGACAATCCTAAAATTGCCATTGCAGTTTTTGTAGAAAACGGATACTTTGGAAGTCGTTTTGCCGGAAGGATGGCAAGTCTAATGATTGAGCAATATCTCAAGGGCAAAATTACACGCACTGATATGGAAAACTTCGTATTACGATATTCATTAAAACATGAATATGAGAAACCATATTCTGGAGAACCATTTGGCATTAATAGACAAACGTCTTTAGTACCAATTGAGGAAAATGAATTTCAAAAAAGCTTAAAAACTAAAGCTGAAATAACTAAGTCTTAA
- the rodA gene encoding rod shape-determining protein RodA: MLRENLRRFKFDWITIILFLLLVSFGYLNILSASHVGEVTSYFDTSELYGKQLIFLGLTFLLIVFILSFEAKFYERFASIIYLAAIISLIGLFVFGKDVNGARSWYGIGSMTIQPSEFAKFATALAVAKYISDLQTNMQTLKDQIRVVAIIFVPALLILLQNDAGSTIVYSAFFFVFYREGLQQIYLIVALSLIILAVLALKYGILISAIVSILALLGIYFIRQKKRASILEYIIVLIVAVGFSYGVKLFYDHGLKTHQQNRISLWLRLEKDPIKLQKMKKAEAYNLIQSEQAISSGRWTGKGFLQGTRTTGKFVPEQETDYIFSTVGEEWGFWGSSFVVLLFVTLIIRILYLAESQKSQFSRVYGYGVASILFVHFTINTGMVMGLIPTVGIPLPFFSYGGSGLWGFTILLFIFIKLDSNKINEW; the protein is encoded by the coding sequence ATGCTAAGAGAAAACCTAAGACGCTTTAAATTTGATTGGATAACTATAATTTTATTCTTACTGTTAGTTTCCTTTGGATATCTTAATATATTATCAGCATCTCACGTAGGTGAAGTAACCAGCTATTTTGATACATCAGAACTTTATGGGAAACAACTTATCTTTTTAGGTCTAACTTTTTTACTAATTGTTTTTATTCTATCCTTTGAAGCAAAATTCTATGAGCGTTTTGCTAGTATTATTTACTTAGCTGCTATTATATCGCTTATTGGATTATTTGTTTTTGGAAAGGACGTAAATGGAGCGCGATCCTGGTATGGAATTGGAAGTATGACTATTCAGCCTAGCGAGTTTGCAAAATTTGCCACAGCACTTGCTGTTGCAAAGTATATCAGTGATTTGCAAACTAATATGCAAACCTTAAAGGACCAAATACGAGTTGTTGCAATAATATTTGTCCCAGCCTTGTTAATATTACTCCAGAATGACGCTGGCAGTACAATTGTTTATTCTGCTTTTTTCTTTGTTTTTTATCGTGAAGGACTTCAACAAATATATCTAATTGTAGCTTTATCTTTAATTATTTTAGCCGTGCTTGCTCTAAAATATGGCATTCTTATATCAGCTATAGTGAGTATATTGGCATTATTAGGTATATATTTTATAAGGCAAAAAAAACGTGCTTCAATACTAGAGTATATTATAGTATTGATTGTAGCTGTTGGATTTTCTTATGGTGTGAAGTTGTTTTATGATCATGGCTTAAAAACTCATCAGCAAAATAGAATTAGCCTTTGGTTACGCCTAGAAAAAGATCCAATTAAGCTTCAGAAAATGAAAAAAGCTGAAGCCTATAACCTCATTCAATCTGAACAAGCGATTAGTTCTGGTAGATGGACTGGAAAAGGCTTTCTGCAAGGCACAAGAACCACAGGTAAATTTGTACCAGAACAAGAAACCGACTATATTTTTAGTACAGTTGGCGAAGAATGGGGATTTTGGGGAAGTAGTTTTGTAGTCCTATTATTCGTGACACTTATTATTAGAATATTATACTTGGCGGAATCTCAAAAATCACAATTCAGTCGTGTTTATGGTTATGGAGTCGCTTCCATATTATTTGTGCATTTTACAATTAATACTGGTATGGTAATGGGTTTAATACCAACTGTTGGAATTCCTTTACCTTTCTTTAGTTATGGAGGCTCAGGCCTTTGGGGTTTTACTATTTTACTATTTATTTTTATTAAGTTAGATAGTAATAAGATTAATGAGTGGTAA
- a CDS encoding valine--tRNA ligase, which yields MDIPSQYNALSVENKWYDYWMKHNYFHSTPDERDPYTVVIPPPNVTGILHMGHMLNNTVQDILIRRARLLGKNACWVPGTDHASIATEAKVVAKLKTQGIDKNDLSRDEFLKHAWDWTEEYGGVILEQLKKLGCSCDWDRTKFTMDDDMSEAVIKTFVDLYNKGLIYRGYRMVNWDPEAKTTLSDEEVIHVEKQGLLYYLEYKVEGSDEKLTIATTRPETIFGDTAICINPTDERFTHLKGKKAIVPICGRVIPIIEDDYVDIEFGTGCLKVTPAHDENDKVLGDKHNLEVVDIFNEDASLNSFGMHYEGQDRFIVRKAITKELEAAKILVKTESHINKVGTSERTKAVIEPRLSDQWFLKMEDLAKPALDAVLKNGDVKLFPKKFENTFRHWMENIRDWNISRQLLWGQQIPAYFYGDGKEDFVVAETNEEALKLAQEKTNNLALKIEDLKQDSDALDTWFSSWLWPMSVFDGIRNPENEEIKYYYPTNDLVTGPDILFFWVARMIIAGYEYKDERPFENVYLTGLVRDKQRRKMSKQLGNSPDALKLIEEYGADGVRVGLLLSSAAGNDLMFDEDLCQQGKQFANKIWNAFRLIQGWEIDEIISQPNSSQTALDWYESKFQKTIAEIEDHFSKYRLSDALMATYKLIWDDFASWLLEIIKPAYQKPIDRRTYNEVIRLFENNLKILHPFMPFLTEEIWQYIEERSPEEALIISKWPETKSVNEVLISEFDFASEVISGIRNIRKQKNIAFKDAISFSVINTEKVKSTFDEVISKLGNLSDFDYVTEPIEGALTYRVKSNEYFIPIEGSIDVEAEIKKLTEELSYTEGFLKSVQKKLSNERFVNNAPEQVVASEKKKEADALAKIETIKTSLVSLGS from the coding sequence ATGGACATTCCATCTCAATATAATGCATTATCAGTAGAAAATAAGTGGTACGACTATTGGATGAAGCATAATTATTTTCATTCTACGCCAGACGAAAGAGATCCTTATACCGTTGTAATTCCTCCACCAAATGTTACAGGGATTTTGCATATGGGACACATGCTTAATAACACAGTTCAAGATATATTGATTCGTCGTGCGCGATTACTGGGAAAAAATGCTTGCTGGGTTCCTGGTACAGATCATGCATCTATTGCTACTGAAGCAAAAGTTGTTGCTAAATTGAAGACTCAAGGCATTGATAAGAATGATTTATCTCGAGATGAGTTTTTAAAGCATGCTTGGGATTGGACTGAAGAATATGGTGGGGTTATCTTAGAGCAACTAAAGAAGTTAGGCTGTTCTTGTGATTGGGATCGTACCAAGTTTACTATGGATGATGATATGAGTGAAGCTGTCATAAAGACTTTTGTTGATTTATATAACAAAGGTTTAATTTACAGAGGTTATCGAATGGTAAATTGGGATCCGGAAGCTAAAACAACATTATCTGATGAAGAAGTTATCCATGTTGAAAAGCAAGGCTTACTCTATTATTTAGAATACAAAGTTGAAGGTAGCGATGAAAAGCTAACTATAGCTACAACGCGCCCTGAAACAATTTTTGGAGATACTGCTATTTGCATCAATCCAACAGATGAACGTTTTACACATTTAAAAGGTAAGAAAGCAATTGTTCCTATTTGTGGACGTGTCATTCCTATTATCGAAGACGATTATGTAGATATTGAGTTTGGTACAGGTTGTCTTAAAGTAACACCTGCTCATGATGAAAATGATAAAGTATTAGGTGATAAACATAATTTAGAAGTAGTAGATATTTTTAATGAAGATGCTTCATTAAATAGTTTCGGAATGCATTACGAAGGACAAGATCGTTTCATTGTGAGAAAAGCTATTACCAAAGAGTTAGAAGCTGCTAAAATTTTAGTTAAAACTGAAAGTCATATTAATAAAGTAGGAACTTCGGAGCGCACAAAGGCAGTTATAGAACCAAGACTAAGTGACCAATGGTTTCTTAAAATGGAGGATTTGGCTAAACCAGCCCTAGATGCTGTTTTAAAAAATGGTGATGTAAAGCTCTTTCCGAAGAAGTTTGAAAACACCTTTCGTCATTGGATGGAAAATATTCGTGATTGGAATATTTCACGTCAATTGCTTTGGGGACAGCAAATTCCTGCATACTTCTATGGCGATGGAAAAGAAGATTTTGTAGTTGCAGAAACAAATGAAGAAGCTTTAAAGTTAGCCCAAGAGAAAACAAATAATCTTGCTTTAAAGATTGAAGATTTAAAACAGGACTCCGATGCTTTAGATACATGGTTCTCATCATGGTTATGGCCAATGAGTGTTTTTGATGGCATTCGAAATCCAGAAAATGAAGAAATTAAGTATTACTATCCTACAAATGATTTAGTAACTGGTCCAGATATTTTATTCTTTTGGGTAGCGCGAATGATTATTGCTGGCTATGAGTATAAAGATGAAAGACCCTTTGAAAATGTGTACCTCACAGGATTAGTTAGAGATAAGCAAAGACGAAAAATGTCAAAACAATTAGGGAATTCACCTGATGCATTGAAGCTAATTGAAGAATATGGCGCTGATGGTGTAAGAGTGGGACTTTTATTAAGTTCAGCTGCAGGTAATGACTTAATGTTTGACGAAGATCTTTGTCAGCAAGGTAAACAGTTTGCTAATAAAATATGGAACGCCTTTAGATTGATACAAGGTTGGGAGATTGATGAAATAATCAGTCAACCTAATTCTAGTCAAACTGCCTTAGATTGGTATGAGTCTAAATTCCAAAAGACTATTGCTGAAATTGAAGATCATTTTAGTAAATATAGACTAAGTGATGCCCTTATGGCAACTTATAAGTTGATTTGGGATGATTTTGCTTCATGGTTATTAGAGATAATAAAGCCAGCTTATCAAAAACCAATTGATAGGAGAACTTATAATGAAGTCATTAGATTATTTGAAAATAATTTAAAGATTCTTCACCCATTTATGCCATTCTTAACAGAAGAGATTTGGCAATATATAGAAGAGCGTTCACCTGAAGAGGCTTTAATAATTTCAAAATGGCCAGAAACAAAGTCAGTTAATGAAGTTTTAATTTCAGAATTCGATTTTGCATCTGAGGTTATTTCTGGTATTAGAAATATAAGAAAGCAAAAGAATATTGCTTTTAAAGATGCTATTAGTTTTTCAGTTATAAATACTGAAAAGGTTAAATCGACTTTTGATGAAGTAATATCTAAATTGGGTAATCTGAGCGACTTTGATTATGTAACTGAACCAATTGAAGGTGCGTTGACTTATAGAGTAAAGTCTAACGAATACTTTATTCCCATAGAAGGAAGTATTGATGTGGAAGCAGAAATTAAAAAGCTTACAGAAGAATTAAGTTATACTGAAGGTTTTTTGAAATCTGTACAAAAGAAATTATCTAATGAGCGTTTTGTAAATAATGCTCCAGAGCAAGTTGTTGCTTCGGAGAAGAAGAAAGAAGCAGATGCATTGGCTAAGATTGAAACGATAAAAACAAGTTTAGTTAGTTTAGGATCTTAA
- a CDS encoding rod shape-determining protein, which yields MGFFDFLTEEIAIDLGTANTLIIHNDKVVVDNPSIVARDRISGKIIAVGKEANMMQGKTHENIKTIRPLKDGVIADFDASEQMISLFIKNIPALKKKFFNPALRMVVCIPSGITEVEMRAVKESCERVNGKEVYLIHEPMAAAIGIGVDIMQPKGNMIVDIGGGTTEIAVIALGGIVCDKSVKVAGDVFTNDIIYYMRTQHNLYVGDRTAEKIKIQIGAATEDLELPPEDMSVQGRDLLTGKPKQVQISFREIAKALDKSILRVEDSVMETLSQTPPELAADIYNTGIYLAGGGSMLRGLDKRLSQKTDLPVYIAEDPLRAVVRGTGIVLKNLSKYKSVLIK from the coding sequence ATGGGATTTTTTGATTTCCTAACGGAAGAAATAGCCATTGATTTAGGAACAGCAAACACACTAATTATTCATAACGACAAGGTCGTAGTTGATAATCCTTCAATAGTAGCAAGAGACCGCATCAGTGGAAAAATTATTGCAGTTGGTAAAGAAGCCAACATGATGCAAGGTAAAACGCATGAAAACATTAAAACCATACGTCCATTAAAAGATGGTGTAATTGCAGATTTTGATGCTTCGGAGCAAATGATAAGTTTGTTTATAAAAAATATTCCTGCCTTAAAGAAGAAATTTTTCAATCCTGCATTAAGAATGGTTGTTTGTATTCCTTCAGGTATTACTGAAGTAGAAATGCGAGCAGTAAAGGAATCTTGTGAGCGTGTTAATGGAAAAGAAGTTTATTTAATACATGAACCAATGGCAGCAGCTATTGGTATTGGTGTAGACATTATGCAACCTAAAGGGAATATGATTGTTGATATAGGTGGTGGAACCACTGAAATTGCAGTTATTGCGCTTGGAGGAATTGTTTGCGACAAATCTGTAAAGGTAGCGGGTGATGTATTTACTAACGATATTATATATTACATGCGAACGCAACATAACTTATATGTTGGAGATCGCACAGCTGAAAAAATTAAAATTCAGATTGGTGCTGCTACTGAAGACTTAGAATTACCTCCAGAAGATATGAGCGTTCAGGGCCGTGATTTGTTAACTGGTAAACCAAAGCAAGTTCAAATTTCATTTAGAGAAATTGCAAAAGCTTTAGACAAATCTATCTTACGTGTTGAAGATTCTGTAATGGAAACTTTATCTCAAACACCTCCAGAGTTAGCTGCCGATATATATAATACTGGCATTTATTTAGCTGGTGGTGGATCTATGTTGAGAGGTCTAGATAAGCGTTTATCTCAAAAAACAGATCTACCAGTTTACATTGCTGAAGATCCTTTAAGAGCCGTAGTTAGAGGTACAGGTATTGTGCTAAAAAACTTATCTAAATACAAAAGCGTATTGATTAAATAA
- a CDS encoding T9SS type A sorting domain-containing protein: MSVLSGDSSTWVITDQATGNILGTPAAGPFNLEGAPTGVCDIWYLRYTGDIRLGSATNVSDLSGSFDLSNAISVTRNAVNGGAIQLAGTTDTSTTICVGEGTADLIDVEFVDMSVLSGDSSTWVITDQATGNILGTPAAGPFNLEGAPTGVCDIWYLRYTGDIGLGSATNVSDLSGCFDLSNAISVTRLTGMDCDALSVDDFESSFDFNLYPNPAKELVNIEFNGNGNINLEVQLIDILGKQVYKNNIST, from the coding sequence ATGAGTGTACTGTCAGGAGACAGTTCCACATGGGTAATTACAGACCAAGCGACAGGTAATATTTTAGGTACACCAGCAGCAGGACCATTTAATTTAGAAGGAGCACCAACAGGTGTTTGTGATATTTGGTATTTACGATATACAGGAGATATCAGATTAGGATCAGCAACGAATGTATCTGATTTATCAGGTTCCTTTGATTTATCGAATGCAATTTCGGTAACCCGAAATGCAGTAAACGGAGGAGCAATACAACTTGCAGGTACGACAGATACATCAACAACAATATGTGTAGGAGAAGGTACAGCAGATTTAATTGATGTAGAGTTTGTAGATATGAGTGTACTGTCAGGTGACAGTTCCACATGGGTAATTACAGACCAAGCGACAGGTAATATCTTAGGTACACCAGCAGCAGGACCATTTAATTTAGAAGGAGCACCAACAGGTGTTTGTGATATTTGGTATTTACGATATACAGGAGATATCGGATTAGGATCAGCAACGAATGTATCTGATTTATCAGGTTGCTTTGATTTATCGAATGCAATTTCGGTAACCCGTCTAACAGGTATGGATTGTGATGCATTAAGTGTAGATGACTTCGAATCCAGTTTCGATTTTAATTTGTATCCAAATCCAGCTAAGGAATTAGTAAATATAGAATTTAACGGAAATGGGAATATAAACCTAGAAGTTCAATTAATAGATATACTTGGGAAGCAAGTTTATAAAAATAATATTTCGACTTAA
- a CDS encoding GntP family permease yields the protein MDYSLLGAVFAGVVLLITLILRFKIQAFIALLLASILVGILSGMEPMMIIKTIQEGMGNTLGFVAVVVGLGAIFGAILEQSGGAEALAVFLLNKFGEKNSSWALMLTGFIVAIPVFFDVAFIILVPMIYALQRKTGKSLLLYGIPLLAGLAITHSFIPPTPGPIAVADILIADLGWVILFGFLVGIPTAIFCGPLFGKYIAKRIHVEAPKLKENKETSKQVPPVSSIIAIIAIPIVLIVMNTLLNSPLVGDDIVSKYVLEWIGMIGHPFSALIIANLIAWYLLGIRKGFTKSQLLDISTKSLAPAGVIILITGAGGVFKQILVNTGTGTMLANYFADKGISLLVFGFLSAVIVRILQGSATVAMITAAGLTAPLLLSNTSEPEKALLVIAIAAGASIMSHVNDSGFWLVGKYLGLSEKQTFQSWTLMTTILALSGFLSAFLLSLFF from the coding sequence ATGGATTACTCTCTTCTCGGTGCTGTATTTGCTGGTGTAGTATTGTTAATTACACTAATTCTTAGATTCAAAATCCAAGCATTTATCGCATTATTATTAGCAAGTATACTAGTTGGAATATTATCTGGTATGGAGCCTATGATGATTATAAAAACTATTCAAGAAGGTATGGGTAATACACTTGGATTTGTTGCTGTTGTTGTAGGTTTAGGGGCAATCTTTGGTGCAATCCTAGAGCAATCTGGTGGAGCAGAAGCCTTAGCTGTATTTCTTTTGAATAAGTTTGGGGAGAAAAATTCGTCTTGGGCATTAATGCTTACAGGATTTATTGTTGCCATACCTGTATTTTTTGATGTTGCATTTATCATTTTAGTACCAATGATTTACGCACTTCAGCGTAAAACAGGAAAATCCCTTTTACTATATGGTATTCCATTATTAGCGGGTTTAGCAATTACGCATAGTTTTATACCTCCAACACCAGGTCCAATTGCTGTAGCTGATATTTTAATAGCAGATTTAGGCTGGGTTATTCTTTTTGGATTTTTAGTAGGTATTCCAACAGCTATATTTTGTGGCCCTTTATTCGGAAAATATATTGCAAAAAGAATACATGTAGAAGCTCCAAAACTTAAAGAGAATAAGGAGACTTCTAAACAAGTCCCACCTGTTAGTTCAATAATAGCCATTATTGCAATTCCAATTGTTTTAATTGTTATGAATACATTATTGAATAGTCCATTAGTTGGTGATGATATTGTTTCAAAGTATGTATTAGAATGGATAGGAATGATTGGTCATCCATTTTCGGCCTTAATAATTGCTAATCTAATTGCATGGTATTTACTAGGTATAAGAAAAGGGTTTACAAAAAGTCAACTCTTGGATATTAGTACAAAATCTTTAGCTCCAGCAGGAGTGATTATATTGATTACTGGAGCTGGTGGTGTGTTTAAACAAATTTTGGTAAATACAGGAACTGGTACAATGTTAGCTAATTATTTTGCAGATAAAGGGATAAGTTTGCTCGTATTTGGTTTTCTATCCGCTGTAATTGTTAGAATTTTACAAGGATCTGCTACTGTAGCTATGATAACTGCTGCTGGTTTAACTGCACCTTTATTATTAAGTAATACTTCTGAGCCTGAGAAAGCTTTATTGGTTATAGCAATTGCAGCTGGAGCTAGTATTATGTCTCATGTAAATGATAGTGGATTTTGGTTGGTTGGAAAGTATTTAGGGCTTTCAGAAAAGCAAACATTCCAAAGTTGGACATTAATGACTACTATTTTGGCTCTTTCAGGTTTTTTATCTGCTTTTTTATTATCATTGTTTTTCTAA
- a CDS encoding DUF1573 domain-containing protein: MKNLVVILFVGLVSLGSFAQEKVAKIEFKTNVIDYGTIEKGADGVRVFEFTNTGDAPLIISRVKSSCGCTVPKKPKDPIMPGETGEIEVKYDTKRVNPIRKTITVYSNAVTPTVALKIKGLVIDPNKTSVLEKKEKSMIEQ, from the coding sequence ATGAAAAATTTAGTAGTAATCTTATTTGTAGGACTTGTTAGCCTTGGTTCTTTTGCTCAAGAAAAAGTAGCTAAGATTGAATTTAAAACTAATGTTATTGATTATGGCACAATTGAAAAAGGTGCTGACGGTGTTAGAGTTTTTGAATTTACAAATACTGGAGATGCACCATTAATCATTTCTAGAGTAAAATCGTCTTGTGGTTGTACTGTACCTAAGAAACCAAAAGATCCAATTATGCCAGGTGAAACAGGTGAGATTGAAGTAAAATACGATACAAAACGTGTTAACCCAATTAGAAAAACAATTACGGTTTATTCTAATGCAGTTACTCCAACTGTGGCATTGAAGATTAAAGGTTTAGTAATAGATCCTAATAAAACAAGTGTTTTAGAAAAAAAAGAAAAAAGTATGATTGAGCAATAG
- the mreC gene encoding rod shape-determining protein MreC — MQQIFNFVIRNKTFLLFLLLFSIALTLTIQSHSYHRSKFINSANSLTGGVYGTFNSLGQYFNLKDENTILAEENKLLREQLLNSTSTKDSSYFDTRYSKGKYRVKTAEVYKNSYSNTNNYLTLNKGENDSIKEDFGVITPKGILGIIDNTSSNYSTVLSILNKKSQINAKLKSSNHIGSLTWNGDSPEFTQLIDVSKFAPVKVGDTIVTGGQSAIFPKGIDIGIIESFVTDISGDTYTIQVKLFNDMTSIGKVYIIENIDRTEIKTLENNTNE; from the coding sequence ATGCAGCAAATATTCAATTTTGTTATAAGAAACAAAACATTTCTGTTGTTTTTATTGCTCTTTAGTATTGCCTTAACTTTAACTATTCAATCTCACTCTTATCATAGAAGTAAATTTATAAATTCTGCAAACAGTTTAACAGGTGGTGTTTATGGTACTTTTAATTCTTTAGGTCAGTATTTCAATCTAAAAGATGAAAACACCATTTTAGCTGAAGAAAATAAACTTTTAAGAGAACAATTACTTAACTCAACTTCAACAAAAGACTCTTCTTATTTCGACACAAGATATTCTAAAGGAAAATATAGAGTAAAAACAGCTGAAGTTTATAAAAATAGTTATTCAAACACTAATAATTACCTCACTCTAAATAAAGGTGAAAACGATAGTATTAAAGAGGATTTTGGTGTAATAACACCGAAAGGCATCCTTGGTATTATCGATAACACCTCTAGCAATTACTCAACTGTACTTTCTATTTTAAATAAAAAGAGCCAAATAAATGCAAAGCTAAAATCGAGTAATCATATAGGTTCTTTAACTTGGAATGGAGATTCTCCAGAGTTTACTCAGCTTATTGATGTTTCGAAATTTGCACCAGTTAAAGTAGGAGATACCATAGTTACAGGAGGACAATCAGCTATCTTTCCTAAAGGTATTGATATTGGGATAATTGAAAGTTTTGTAACAGATATAAGTGGAGATACTTATACTATACAAGTGAAATTATTTAATGATATGACTAGTATCGGAAAAGTCTATATCATAGAAAATATTGATAGAACAGAGATAAAAACATTAGAGAACAATACAAATGAATAA